Proteins from a single region of Bdellovibrio bacteriovorus HD100:
- a CDS encoding endonuclease MutS2 yields the protein MQDLVVLDWIEILEKIKAHATSDMGREAIMQTEPLKTPQEAHASFQEINNATEVLNQGVRPFMTSLDLYSTWILRLKKNAVLKTLEMKDVRSFCLEALALKEALHPVQNDWAQRIHQSLMKAEEPVSAIDQILTPSGDIRSDASETLFRLFREKERLAREVQSTLDRLVKDHQMENVLQDKYVTTRDGRWVLPVRSGMQHHLPGVIHGSSQTKQTVFIEPEKVIPSNNRLRQIEVEIEDEIERLLTELSRYLSSKSLDIESSQVLMKDADVRFAQAQFANQVEAHPIEFSDDSMELIEVRHPLLQLSGKKVVANTVLLEGHKSILLLSGPNAGGKTVLLKSIGLAAQMARCGLPICASETSKLPFFKNVLIGIGDAQSVDEELSTFAAHLKILGKAASVKGRDNLILIDEICGSTDPEEGSALGRAFIEEFSNNDVFAVITSHLGPLKSGWDEQSRVYNGSLEYDPKTGRPTYQFLAGIPGDSMAIQTAKRVGVAQSIVQRALDVLAPATRARLEGLEQIEQLKADINLLQDHLKKETKKATEMKRKYEGMLEQFNKDKDEWLQRTVKKAERKVEEAIAHAKADETFKRHTALQEIKYKLPEIVKAKPITQPGAPETAEEFGKKFPPGSKVYVPTLNQDGIIQSTPNSKGDVMILSGSVRLQLPWTILKPAGKPSNPTSQLIRQSSNITVALADDDRTLDLRGRTVEDALQELELTLDKAAQAREDRIKIIHGHGTEALKKAVRTYLSRSIYVKKWKAGSPEGGGDGITWVEIGEA from the coding sequence ATGCAAGATCTCGTCGTTCTTGACTGGATAGAAATTCTAGAAAAAATCAAAGCCCACGCCACCAGTGACATGGGTCGTGAAGCTATCATGCAAACGGAGCCTTTGAAAACTCCGCAAGAGGCGCACGCAAGCTTTCAGGAAATCAACAACGCCACGGAAGTCTTAAACCAAGGCGTCCGCCCGTTCATGACCAGTCTGGATCTTTATTCGACCTGGATTCTGCGCCTGAAAAAAAATGCGGTCCTGAAAACTTTGGAAATGAAAGATGTCAGAAGCTTCTGTCTTGAAGCTTTGGCTTTGAAAGAAGCCCTGCACCCGGTGCAAAACGACTGGGCCCAGCGCATTCACCAAAGCCTGATGAAGGCCGAAGAACCGGTCTCCGCGATTGACCAGATCCTGACCCCAAGTGGTGACATCCGGTCGGACGCCAGTGAAACCCTGTTCCGTCTTTTCCGTGAAAAAGAGCGTCTGGCGCGTGAAGTGCAAAGCACTTTAGACCGTCTGGTGAAAGATCATCAGATGGAAAACGTCCTGCAAGACAAGTACGTCACCACCCGTGACGGCCGCTGGGTCTTGCCGGTTCGAAGCGGTATGCAGCACCATCTGCCGGGTGTGATCCATGGATCTTCCCAAACCAAACAGACCGTGTTCATTGAACCGGAAAAAGTCATCCCGTCCAACAACCGCCTGCGCCAGATCGAGGTGGAAATTGAAGACGAGATCGAAAGACTTTTGACCGAGCTTTCCCGTTATCTGTCTTCCAAGTCTTTGGACATTGAAAGCTCGCAAGTGCTGATGAAAGACGCCGACGTGCGTTTTGCTCAAGCCCAGTTTGCCAATCAGGTGGAGGCCCACCCGATCGAGTTTTCTGATGACAGCATGGAGCTGATCGAGGTTCGCCATCCCCTGCTGCAATTGTCCGGCAAAAAAGTCGTCGCCAACACCGTGCTGCTGGAAGGACACAAAAGTATTTTGCTTTTAAGTGGTCCCAATGCCGGTGGTAAAACCGTGCTTCTGAAATCCATCGGTCTGGCCGCACAGATGGCCCGCTGTGGTCTGCCGATTTGCGCCAGCGAAACTTCGAAACTGCCGTTCTTTAAAAATGTTCTGATCGGCATTGGTGATGCGCAAAGCGTGGACGAAGAGCTTTCCACGTTCGCGGCACACTTGAAGATTCTAGGCAAAGCCGCATCCGTCAAAGGCCGCGACAATCTGATTCTGATCGATGAGATCTGCGGATCCACCGACCCGGAAGAAGGCAGTGCCCTGGGCCGTGCCTTTATCGAAGAGTTCTCGAACAACGACGTCTTTGCCGTGATCACGTCCCACTTGGGCCCGTTAAAATCCGGCTGGGACGAACAAAGCCGTGTCTATAACGGAAGCTTGGAATACGACCCGAAAACCGGCCGCCCGACGTATCAGTTCCTGGCGGGTATCCCCGGGGATTCCATGGCGATTCAGACGGCCAAACGCGTGGGTGTTGCTCAAAGCATCGTTCAGCGCGCTTTGGATGTGCTGGCCCCGGCCACACGTGCGCGTCTGGAAGGTCTTGAACAGATCGAGCAACTGAAGGCGGATATCAATCTTTTGCAGGACCACCTGAAAAAAGAAACCAAGAAGGCCACCGAGATGAAGCGCAAGTATGAAGGCATGCTTGAGCAATTCAACAAGGACAAGGACGAATGGCTGCAGCGCACGGTGAAAAAAGCCGAGCGCAAAGTGGAAGAAGCCATTGCTCACGCCAAAGCCGATGAGACCTTCAAACGTCACACCGCTTTGCAGGAGATCAAATACAAACTGCCAGAGATCGTGAAAGCAAAACCGATCACACAGCCGGGGGCTCCGGAAACCGCCGAAGAGTTTGGCAAGAAGTTCCCACCGGGATCCAAAGTGTATGTGCCGACCCTGAATCAAGACGGCATCATCCAAAGCACGCCGAACTCCAAGGGTGATGTCATGATTTTGTCAGGCTCGGTGCGCCTGCAGCTGCCATGGACTATTTTAAAACCTGCGGGGAAACCGTCCAATCCAACGTCTCAGCTGATCCGTCAGAGTTCCAACATCACCGTGGCTTTGGCTGACGATGATCGCACTTTGGATCTGCGCGGTCGCACAGTCGAAGATGCCTTGCAGGAACTGGAATTGACATTGGACAAAGCCGCTCAGGCCCGCGAAGATCGTATTAAGATCATCCACGGCCATGGCACGGAAGCCTTGAAGAAAGCTGTGCGCACGTACCTGTCCCGTTCCATCTACGTAAAAAAATGGAAGGCTGGGTCACCAGAAGGTGGCGGCGACGGCATCACGTGGGTTGAAATCGGCGAAGCATAA
- a CDS encoding GlsB/YeaQ/YmgE family stress response membrane protein, which yields MTYVNMVLNHPWFNLFVLWSLLGLGVGVVAKIIIPGSENMGWIRTILLGLAGSFLGNFLTPRVFHWPKYNAFSWEGIAIGIGGAVILVLVNRVVTRS from the coding sequence ATGACATACGTGAATATGGTTTTGAATCACCCTTGGTTTAATCTGTTTGTGCTTTGGTCCCTGCTGGGACTGGGGGTGGGCGTGGTTGCCAAGATCATCATCCCCGGCAGCGAAAACATGGGCTGGATTCGCACCATTTTATTGGGACTTGCAGGATCTTTCCTGGGGAATTTCCTGACACCACGAGTGTTTCATTGGCCCAAGTACAACGCCTTCAGCTGGGAAGGCATCGCCATCGGCATTGGTGGCGCGGTGATTCTGGTTCTCGTCAACCGGGTCGTCACTCGATCCTAG
- a CDS encoding lipase maturation factor family protein — MNMLIEDYNIASWIISKTLALAYFVAFLSLLPQVLGLYGSQGILSIDHLLNLLDKELKAERFYHVPSLFWFSSGDLTLKLFCFIGMTASSLAFLGFSQSFMFLTCFICYLSFVSCGQIFLSYQWDSLLLELGFLGLFFAPWQWEWIPLAAHNLHPIMLGLVIFLLFKLMFLSGVVKLTHKDGSWKDLTALTYHYWTQPLPTPLAYFAHKMPRWFQKVSTVIMFFIELVCPFLMLVPGKTQVIAVALLLSLQFLIILTGNYGFFNLLTIGLCLAVLPDSAWGFKINWVEATTLPTPVMLIPALILVPSSLFWILKTLSENSTKLNFMLPYMRFFYPFRINNPYGLFAVMTKTRPEVVLQGSNDGLNWEDYEFQFKPGGLKKAPPVCAPHQPRMDWQMWFAALENFNENMWLQNLATRVFEQSPDVMTLFSKDPFKGTSPRFLRFERYEYRFSDFKDLRQNGQWWERVHSGSYGPVFGRDDGNGEPA, encoded by the coding sequence ATGAATATGTTAATTGAAGACTACAACATCGCAAGCTGGATCATTTCAAAGACACTGGCGCTGGCTTACTTTGTCGCCTTTTTGTCTTTGCTGCCACAGGTGTTGGGCCTTTATGGATCTCAAGGCATTTTGTCGATTGATCATCTTTTAAATCTTTTGGACAAGGAACTGAAAGCCGAACGCTTTTATCATGTTCCGAGCCTGTTCTGGTTTTCTTCGGGCGATCTGACATTGAAGCTGTTCTGCTTTATCGGCATGACCGCTTCATCGTTGGCATTCCTGGGTTTTTCCCAAAGCTTTATGTTTTTGACGTGTTTCATCTGCTACCTTTCTTTTGTCAGCTGCGGGCAGATCTTTTTAAGTTATCAGTGGGACAGCTTGCTTCTTGAGCTGGGCTTTTTGGGATTGTTCTTCGCCCCCTGGCAGTGGGAATGGATTCCTCTGGCGGCGCACAATCTGCATCCGATCATGCTGGGACTGGTGATTTTCTTATTGTTCAAACTGATGTTCTTGTCTGGCGTTGTAAAACTCACGCATAAAGACGGCAGCTGGAAAGATCTGACGGCCCTGACCTATCATTACTGGACTCAGCCACTGCCGACCCCGTTGGCGTACTTTGCACACAAGATGCCTCGCTGGTTCCAGAAAGTCAGCACAGTGATCATGTTCTTTATCGAACTGGTTTGTCCGTTTTTGATGCTGGTGCCTGGGAAGACCCAAGTCATTGCGGTGGCATTGCTTTTAAGTTTGCAGTTCCTGATCATCCTGACTGGCAACTATGGCTTCTTTAATTTGCTGACCATCGGCCTTTGCCTGGCCGTGCTGCCGGATTCCGCCTGGGGATTCAAAATCAACTGGGTTGAAGCCACCACATTGCCCACCCCAGTGATGCTGATACCGGCATTGATTCTGGTACCCTCGTCCCTATTTTGGATTTTGAAAACACTTTCTGAAAACAGCACGAAATTAAATTTCATGTTGCCGTACATGCGCTTCTTTTACCCGTTCCGCATCAACAATCCTTATGGGTTGTTCGCAGTGATGACCAAAACCCGCCCGGAAGTGGTTCTGCAAGGAAGCAACGATGGACTGAACTGGGAAGATTATGAATTCCAGTTCAAACCCGGCGGCCTAAAAAAAGCGCCCCCGGTGTGTGCTCCCCACCAACCACGCATGGACTGGCAGATGTGGTTCGCAGCGCTAGAGAACTTCAACGAAAACATGTGGCTGCAAAACCTCGCAACCCGCGTGTTTGAACAATCCCCGGATGTGATGACCTTGTTCAGCAAGGATCCCTTCAAGGGAACCTCGCCACGATTCCTGCGTTTTGAACGCTATGAATACCGCTTCAGCGACTTCAAAGACCTGCGGCAAAACGGCCAGTGGTGGGAACGCGTTCATTCAGGTTCTTACGGCCCCGTGTTCGGCAGAGACGATGGGAACGGCGAGCCTGCTTAG
- a CDS encoding PBECR2 nuclease fold domain-containing protein — protein MAKTKTRAKKKPSTSSEKELILVDEAAGLIFENEKDLFGYFQSAIDKLEEEYIALRSAEDFTDEEQIEREHYLESTLDEPDEVWMDDKTFEDFAIYHFIKSFEEGVDAFKYVAVAYVSSEDEYPSFVFIHFPSKDSRVWQNYQRGEMVYDKTFEEVSAGSVEGDAMGEGDPLAMGLYQAMLKVRGEKDIPQEKFKDYADLREETIESADEIWRKNDLDGNILVSFIREFPDHETTKDLIYIAVTQEDEDSNVHSLLFSFPTTDKTLADRYRQGENLQAEEVSQESAH, from the coding sequence ATGGCGAAAACAAAGACCCGCGCAAAGAAGAAACCAAGCACCTCCTCTGAAAAAGAACTCATCTTGGTGGATGAGGCTGCTGGACTGATTTTTGAGAATGAAAAAGACCTTTTTGGCTATTTCCAAAGCGCCATCGACAAGCTGGAAGAAGAGTATATTGCTCTGCGTTCGGCTGAGGATTTCACTGACGAAGAGCAAATTGAACGCGAGCATTATTTGGAGTCCACACTGGACGAACCAGATGAAGTTTGGATGGATGACAAGACTTTCGAGGATTTTGCCATCTACCACTTCATTAAAAGTTTCGAAGAAGGCGTTGATGCCTTCAAATATGTCGCTGTGGCTTATGTGTCCAGTGAAGACGAATATCCATCATTCGTGTTCATCCATTTCCCATCCAAAGACAGCCGCGTTTGGCAGAACTATCAGCGCGGTGAAATGGTTTACGATAAAACCTTTGAAGAGGTTTCCGCAGGATCAGTAGAAGGGGATGCGATGGGCGAAGGGGATCCTTTGGCCATGGGCCTTTATCAGGCGATGCTAAAAGTCCGTGGGGAAAAAGACATCCCACAGGAAAAATTCAAAGACTACGCCGACCTTCGTGAAGAGACCATCGAAAGCGCTGATGAAATCTGGCGCAAGAACGATCTGGATGGAAACATCCTGGTCAGCTTCATCCGCGAGTTCCCGGATCACGAAACCACCAAGGATCTGATCTATATCGCGGTCACTCAGGAAGACGAAGACTCCAACGTGCATTCGTTGTTGTTCTCATTCCCAACGACCGACAAGACGCTGGCAGATCGCTACCGCCAAGGCGAAAACTTACAGGCCGAAGAAGTCAGCCAGGAATCCGCCCACTGA